The Pantoea phytobeneficialis genome has a segment encoding these proteins:
- a CDS encoding polysaccharide biosynthesis tyrosine autokinase — translation MPMKPVVNMLMDDEEGVDTSRLFAELLESRYLILVITVSFMLMAWVYTLLTPVVYQANALIQLEPQRANAILANQNSTPLPDGKPVSAIDVKLLQSRHILGATVDDLNLQVVVEPKHMPIIGSALATLTGKSSGEIDVSQLFLPGTTDDNSEQVTLTVLDSRHYQINWGNASFVAETGKVFAHAGMQILVASINALPGTQFTATYLSRLNAINRLQHQLSAQDPDINSSMIRLTLTGEDQHETMRVLDNIASHYLHQNISEQVAQDSRSLVYLNQQLPEVRSELDRNEDKLNAAREKNGTVDLPLEAQSVLDQSVDIDNQLNELTINEADISQLYTKDHPMYKTLLDKRQTLLAARDGLKEKIAAMPAVQQEILRLTRDVDSGQTLYMHLLSRQQELNIAVSSAIGNARVLDHPLDDPEPVSPNKYLIIIQGLLLGLLVSINVIFIRFVLDKAVETSEELEEQGMTVYSSIPFSPWLEKSNKKNIYKMAKAFLLRENPTDLAIEALRSLRTNIHFSMLEARNNILMISGASASVGKTFISTNFSAVMAQTGKKVLLIDADLRRGTAHHIFNVKEKAGLSNILAAKYPIESIQPITISDDLHFIGRGTLDQGFTELLMSRRFGDLMRWAEKNYDLVVVDTPPVLAVTDAEIIGAYAGTTMLVVRCEKNTLKEVEISQRRFERNGIHINGCILNGTKLRSYGYYRYSNIQYTYESARQG, via the coding sequence ATGCCCATGAAACCGGTTGTAAACATGCTAATGGATGACGAAGAGGGGGTCGATACCAGTCGACTGTTCGCGGAACTGCTCGAGTCCCGCTATTTGATACTGGTTATCACCGTCAGTTTTATGCTGATGGCGTGGGTCTATACGTTACTGACGCCCGTCGTTTATCAGGCCAATGCACTGATTCAGTTAGAGCCGCAACGTGCCAACGCTATTCTGGCTAATCAGAACAGTACGCCGCTGCCTGATGGCAAACCGGTGTCAGCTATCGATGTGAAATTACTGCAATCACGCCATATCCTCGGTGCGACGGTTGACGACCTTAATTTGCAGGTGGTGGTTGAGCCGAAGCACATGCCGATTATTGGTTCAGCGTTGGCAACGTTGACAGGAAAATCTTCGGGTGAAATTGACGTCAGCCAACTTTTTTTACCCGGCACCACTGACGACAACAGCGAGCAGGTGACATTAACGGTGCTGGATAGCCGCCATTATCAGATTAACTGGGGCAATGCCTCCTTTGTGGCTGAAACCGGCAAAGTTTTTGCGCACGCAGGCATGCAAATCCTGGTTGCCAGCATCAACGCGCTGCCGGGGACGCAATTCACTGCGACTTATCTCTCCAGACTGAACGCAATCAACAGGCTTCAACATCAGCTGAGCGCGCAGGACCCGGATATCAATAGCAGCATGATCAGACTGACGTTGACCGGAGAAGATCAACACGAAACCATGCGGGTGCTGGATAATATCGCCTCACATTATCTTCACCAGAATATTAGCGAGCAGGTTGCGCAGGATAGTCGCAGCCTGGTGTATTTGAACCAGCAGCTCCCCGAAGTGCGCAGTGAGTTAGACCGTAATGAAGATAAGCTGAATGCTGCCAGAGAAAAAAACGGCACCGTCGATCTGCCGCTGGAAGCGCAATCGGTGCTTGACCAGTCGGTAGATATTGATAATCAACTCAATGAGTTGACCATCAACGAAGCTGACATCTCACAGCTCTATACCAAAGATCATCCGATGTATAAAACGCTGCTGGATAAACGCCAGACGCTGCTGGCAGCAAGAGATGGGTTGAAAGAGAAGATAGCGGCGATGCCCGCCGTGCAGCAGGAAATATTACGCCTGACCCGTGATGTTGATTCCGGACAAACACTTTATATGCACTTGCTGAGCAGACAACAGGAACTGAACATCGCCGTATCCAGTGCAATTGGCAATGCGCGCGTGCTTGACCATCCGCTTGATGATCCTGAACCGGTTTCACCGAATAAATACCTCATCATTATTCAAGGCTTGTTGCTTGGCCTTTTAGTGTCGATAAATGTGATTTTTATCCGATTTGTACTGGATAAAGCGGTGGAAACATCAGAGGAATTAGAAGAACAGGGAATGACCGTTTATTCCAGCATTCCGTTTTCACCCTGGCTGGAAAAAAGTAATAAGAAGAACATCTACAAAATGGCAAAAGCCTTTCTTCTGCGGGAAAACCCCACGGATCTGGCGATTGAAGCGTTGCGTAGTTTGAGAACCAATATACATTTTTCCATGCTGGAAGCACGTAACAACATTCTGATGATTTCAGGCGCCAGCGCCAGTGTGGGGAAAACCTTCATCAGCACCAATTTCAGTGCGGTGATGGCGCAAACAGGGAAGAAAGTGCTGCTGATTGATGCTGATTTAAGAAGAGGCACCGCGCATCATATTTTCAATGTTAAGGAAAAAGCAGGATTATCAAATATTCTGGCGGCGAAGTATCCCATTGAATCAATCCAGCCAATAACCATCAGCGATGATCTGCACTTTATTGGTCGTGGCACCCTTGACCAGGGTTTTACCGAACTCCTGATGAGCCGACGGTTTGGTGATCTGATGCGCTGGGCTGAGAAAAATTACGATTTAGTGGTGGTAGACACGCCCCCGGTGCTGGCCGTTACGGACGCGGAGATTATTGGTGCCTACGCCGGAACGACCATGCTGGTAGTACGCTGCGAAAAAAATACCCTCAAGGAAGTTGAAATCAGTCAGCGTCGTTTTGAACGCAACGGTATTCATATTAATGGATGTATTCTGAATGGGACCAAACTTCGTTCCTATGGATATTACCGTTACAGCAATATCCAATATACTTATGAGTCCGCCAGGCAAGGATAA